One region of Solanum pennellii chromosome 6, SPENNV200 genomic DNA includes:
- the LOC114077603 gene encoding uncharacterized protein LOC114077603 codes for MLLQIISHEETSPNIQEKILTAITTLCQKVESLDSEVQLLKKASNSQQHDSKYAELRRPADDKRPELKGDVEKHLKTQNTNKLPTAGTNEASTSKGKNTNLNNLFEKPFIPRKQIIDITPNPQTSTYAESLNKEKKIYNHITQSYIENIYTIQTYLNLKPRSTTTTEKTQDYITQHLQGYNKLIARPKTNPNLVRTCYSYGLLSTVYTYDGTEISGIPEIHKAFLTYKRITKGNLFFIKFYTAPAEILFDEIKPTIQVVKMGLTREMIIPEDISAQPEIPKVEIPNFYANKRTIGVSTIIQELATNYLQGIAIWSYYSRDHLMIYANSKEVRTADMAEVQR; via the coding sequence ATGTTATTGCAGATTATCTCTCACGAGGAAACTAGTCcaaatatacaagaaaaaataCTAACTGCCATAACTACACTTTGCCAAAAAGTGGAAAGTCTTGACAGTGAAGTGCAACTATTGAAGAAAGCATCTAacagtcagcagcatgactctAAATATGCGGAGCTACGTCGTCCGGCAGACGATAAAAGGCCAGAACTAAAAGGTGACGTTGAGAAACACctaaaaactcaaaatactAACAAATTACCAACTGCAGGTACAAATGAAGCAAGTACAAGTAAAGGAAAAAATACCAATTTAAACAATCTATTTGAAAAACCATTCATTCCCAGAAAACAAATTATAGATATAACACCAAATCCACAAACTTCTACCTATGCAGAAAGcctaaacaaagaaaagaagataTATAACCATATTACCCAATCATATATTGAAAACATATATACAATCCAAACTTATTTAAACCTCAAGCCAAGATCTACTACCACTACAGAAAAAACACAGGATTATATAACCCAGCATTTGCAAGGCTACAACAAACTAATCGCACGACCTAAAACTAACCCAAACTTGGTTAGAACTTGTTACAGTTATGGACTACTTAGTACGGTATATACATACGATGGTACAGAAATAAGTGGAATCCCTGAGATCCACAAAGCCTTTTTAACATACAAAAGAATTACAAAAGGCAacctattttttataaaattttatacagCACCAGCAGAAATACTTTTTGACGAAATAAAACCAACTATCCAAGTTGTCAAAATGGGATTGACACGGGAAATGATAATACCAGAGGATATATCGGCACAGCCAGAAATACCTAAAGTTGAGATACCAAatttttatgcaaataaaagGACAATTGGGGTATCAACTATAATCCAAGAACTAGCTACAAATTATCTACAAGGAATTGCTATTTGGAGTTATTATTCCAGAGATCATTTAATGATATATGCAAATTCCAAAGAAGTTAGGACAGCAGATATGGCAGAAGTACAGAGATGA